From a region of the Drosophila virilis strain 15010-1051.87 chromosome 3, Dvir_AGI_RSII-ME, whole genome shotgun sequence genome:
- the nwk gene encoding protein nervous wreck isoform X8 yields the protein MQPPPRKGNYVKFLKNLHTEQVAKLQLKNQHECDLLDDIRQFTLKRSAIEKSYSEALLKISSQYLNKKIPNIPDIKMDGMEERWNMWSVWRTVLEENEKLARARLAAIEVFQQQIADESKVLRDYKLAIAKRSLAGIVNVQKELHLSVGDVDKTKKSYFDEEHCAHDVRDKAKDIEEKLKKKKGSFFQSITSLQKNSARVTSRKELLEEKSSGARNDYILSLAAANAHQNRYFTVDLQTTMTTMENYVFERVAEYLMLMGRTELLTCSATQNSFGKIRDQAQQLTREYNLQCCYLFYPVLKQHIQYDFEACDNDPVRKVTTEHDSAAETLTKEAKNLAGRVVKENASIREHAKKLALCQSLRDAGQRTDPNDPNGPDLDTKIDEFRDQIRRSETEKAKAEACLQCLRDGGINVDEWVQEAEIMGVQELTRSASSISMRTDASGQGENPSSDSFYDSDKEEAAGATAVAVAKPKPEQQQQFSRDRTFSDSDEEPEEQEKAQSSSAAPAQMLNAGSAGGWDDPTEVNWEEAEDDKDEPIVPEPKEAIFKCTALYSYTAQNPDELTIVENEQLEVVGEGDGDGWLRARNYRGEEGYVPHNYLDIEQDAAGVAFNGSSGNQLRSQISFSSVDYTVDNEDQTVDSMQSPDQVSVIMAPQKRLKSDVEWCIALYDYDATAEDELTFEEGDKIKIITKTAHGVDDGWWEGELDGKFGNFPSLVVEECDEMGEPLSEGVDDESPPPTAAPSFALPPAPALPAEYAHELTDITEDMFGSQDTADEDRDSGYIPNGAAVPSMPPPGRFQ from the exons atgcagccgccgccgcgcAAG GGTAACTATGTGAAATTCCTAAAGAATTTACACACGGAGCAGGTGGCCAAGTTGCAGCTAAAGAATCAGCATGAATGCGATCTCCTGGACGACATTCGGCAGTTTACGCTCAAGCGATCCGCCATTGAGAAATCGTATAGCGAGGCGCTGCTTAAGATCTCATCGCAGTATCTCAACAAGAAGATACCCAATATACCCGATATTAAAATGGACGGCATGGAGGAGCGCTG GAACATGTGGAGCGTTTGGCGCACCGTTTTGGAGGAGAACGAGAAGCTGGCACGCGCTCGGCTCGCCGCCATCGAGGTGTTCCAGCAACAGATCGCCGACGAGTCCAAGGTGCTGCGAGATTACAAGCTGGCCATTGCCAAGCGTTCGCTGGCGGGCATTGTCAACGTGCAGAAGGAGCTGCACCTGAGCGTTGGCGATGTGGACAAGACCAAGAAGTCGTACTTTGATGAGGAGCACTGCGCCCACGATGTGCGTGACAAGGCCAAGGACATTGAGGAGAAgctcaagaagaagaagggcTCGTTCTTTCAGTCCATAACGTCGCTGCAGAAGAACAGCGCCCGGGTCACATCGCGCAAGGAGCTGCTCGAGGAGAAATCCTCCGGAGCACGCAACGACTACATTCTGAGTCTGGCCGCCGCCAATGCCCATCAGAATCGCTATTTTACCGTCGATCTGCAAACCACAATGACCACCATGGAGAACTATGTCTTCGAGCGGGTCGCCGAGTATCTGATGCTAATGGG CCGCACAGAGCTGCTAACCTGTTCGGCGACGCAGAATAGCTTTGGCAAGATTCGGGATCAAGCACAGCAGCTGACCCGGGAATATAATTTGCAGTGCTGCTATCTGTTCTATCCGGTGCTGAAGCAGCATATACAGTACGACTTTGAGGCTTGCGATAATGATCCGGTACGGAAGGTGACCACCGAGCACGACTCGGCTGCCGAGACGCTAACCAAGGAGGCCAAGAATCTGGCGGGTCGTGTGGTCAAGGAGAATGCCTCGATACGCGAGCATGCCAAGAAGTTGGCACTGTGTCAATCGCTGCGGGATGCCGGCCAGCGTACAGATCCCAACGATCCGAATGGACCCGATCTGGATACGAAAATCGACGAGTTCCGCGATCAAATACGTCGCTCTGAAACGGAAAAGGCCAAGGCGGAGGCGTGCCTCCAGTGTCTGCGCGATGGCGGCATCAATGTGGACGAATGGGTGCAGGAGGCGGAAATAATGGGCGTCCAGGAGCTAACACGCTCGGCCAGCTCCATATCCATGCGCACCGATGCCTCCGGCCAGGGTGAAAATCCCAGCTCCGACTCGTTCTACGACAGCGACAAGGAGGAGGCAGCCGGTGCCACGGCCGTTGCCGTGGCCAAGCCCaagccggagcagcagcagcagttctCGCGGGATCGCACCTTCAGCGACAGCGACGAGGAGCCCGAGGAGCAGGAGAAAGCACAGTCAAGCTCGGCGGCACCGGCGCAAATGTTGAACGCCGGCAGTGCAGGCGGCTGGGACGATCCGACCGAGGTCAATTGGGAGGAGGCCGAGGACGACAAGGACGAGCCCATTGTGCCCGAGCCCAAGGAGGCCATCTTCAAGTGCACTGCGCTCTACAGCTACACG GCCCAAAATCCTGACGAGCTGACAATTGTTGAGAATGAGCAGCTGGAGGTGGTGGGCGAGGGGGATGGCGATGGCTGGCTGCGTGCGCGCAATTATCGGGGCGAGGAGGGCTACGTGCCGCACAATTATCTGGACATTGAACAGGACGCGGCCGGCGTCGCCTTCAATGGTAGTTCTGGCAATCAATTGCGCTCACAAATCTCATTCTCATCTGTCGATTATACTGTTGACAACGAAGATCAGACCGTGGACTCAATGCAATCGCCCGACCAGGTATCGGTCATAATGGCGCCACAAAAGCGTCTCAAATCGGACGTCGAATGGTGCATTGCGCTCTACGATTACGATGCCACCGCCGAGGATGAGCTCACCTTCGAGGAGGGCGACAAGATCAAGATTATCACCAAGACCGCGCACGGTGTCGACGACGGCTGGTGGGAGGGCGAACTGGATGGCAAATTTGGTAATTTTCCCTCGCTGGTTGTCGAGGAGTGCGACGAGATGGGTGAACCGCTGAGCGAGGGCGTCGACGATGAGTCACCGCCGCCAACGGCAGCGCCCAGTTTTGCATTGCCGCCGGCGCCCGCTCTGCCGGCAGAGTATGCCCACGAGCTGACGGACATCACGGAGGATATGTTCGGCTCACAGGATACGGCAG ATGAGGATCGGGACAGCGGCTATATACCCAATGGAGCTGCAGTGCCCAGCATGCCTCCGCCAG GACGATTTCAGTGA
- the nwk gene encoding protein nervous wreck isoform X1 — MQPPPRKGNYVKFLKNLHTEQVAKLQLKNQHECDLLDDIRQFTLKRSAIEKSYSEALLKISSQYLNKKIPNIPDIKMDGMEERWNMWSVWRTVLEENEKLARARLAAIEVFQQQIADESKVLRDYKLAIAKRSLAGIVNVQKELHLSVGDVDKTKKSYFDEEHCAHDVRDKAKDIEEKLKKKKGSFFQSITSLQKNSARVTSRKELLEEKSSGARNDYILSLAAANAHQNRYFTVDLQTTMTTMENYVFERVAEYLMLMGRTELLTCSATQNSFGKIRDQAQQLTREYNLQCCYLFYPVLKQHIQYDFEACDNDPVRKVTTEHDSAAETLTKEAKNLAGRVVKENASIREHAKKLALCQSLRDAGQRTDPNDPNGPDLDTKIDEFRDQIRRSETEKAKAEACLQCLRDGGINVDEWVQEAEIMGVQELTRSASSISMRTDASGQGENPSSDSFYDSDKEEAAGATAVAVAKPKPEQQQQFSRDRTFSDSDEEPEEQEKAQSSSAAPAQMLNAGSAGGWDDPTEVNWEEAEDDKDEPIVPEPKEAIFKCTALYSYTAQNPDELTIVENEQLEVVGEGDGDGWLRARNYRGEEGYVPHNYLDIEQDAAGVAFNGSSGNQLRSQISFSSVDYTVDNEDQTVDSMQSPDQVSVIMAPQKRLKSDVEWCIALYDYDATAEDELTFEEGDKIKIITKTAHGVDDGWWEGELDGKFGNFPSLVVEECDEMGEPLSEGVDDESPPPTAAPSFALPPAPALPAEYAHELTDITEDMFGSQDTADEDRDSGYIPNGAAVPSMPPPVLIQEPGMEDDFSDDEKPPPSLPPPQLTKPVEGGTATATTANSLNLGMAQIIVTAATPMVEDGADKSFPPVGERDNSQQAQKEQKPVLDKKPDIVPKPKAKVAAQKQPSPPAASAAKEGNIGVGDELVGVGGVQLVSNVTITLTEYPSCHAEDEQSFLDGSDSNAADVPVLQQPDDPFIEKSAAGVVQAVGAAVAVEGGSTGFEADFEANFDANFDDAFAASGAAAEAGPAAGGGSGGGGGGGGQSSSLDLNCEAPAEDVIETPKQVVGGRASIPEELDSNQLARLENLKESNA, encoded by the exons atgcagccgccgccgcgcAAG GGTAACTATGTGAAATTCCTAAAGAATTTACACACGGAGCAGGTGGCCAAGTTGCAGCTAAAGAATCAGCATGAATGCGATCTCCTGGACGACATTCGGCAGTTTACGCTCAAGCGATCCGCCATTGAGAAATCGTATAGCGAGGCGCTGCTTAAGATCTCATCGCAGTATCTCAACAAGAAGATACCCAATATACCCGATATTAAAATGGACGGCATGGAGGAGCGCTG GAACATGTGGAGCGTTTGGCGCACCGTTTTGGAGGAGAACGAGAAGCTGGCACGCGCTCGGCTCGCCGCCATCGAGGTGTTCCAGCAACAGATCGCCGACGAGTCCAAGGTGCTGCGAGATTACAAGCTGGCCATTGCCAAGCGTTCGCTGGCGGGCATTGTCAACGTGCAGAAGGAGCTGCACCTGAGCGTTGGCGATGTGGACAAGACCAAGAAGTCGTACTTTGATGAGGAGCACTGCGCCCACGATGTGCGTGACAAGGCCAAGGACATTGAGGAGAAgctcaagaagaagaagggcTCGTTCTTTCAGTCCATAACGTCGCTGCAGAAGAACAGCGCCCGGGTCACATCGCGCAAGGAGCTGCTCGAGGAGAAATCCTCCGGAGCACGCAACGACTACATTCTGAGTCTGGCCGCCGCCAATGCCCATCAGAATCGCTATTTTACCGTCGATCTGCAAACCACAATGACCACCATGGAGAACTATGTCTTCGAGCGGGTCGCCGAGTATCTGATGCTAATGGG CCGCACAGAGCTGCTAACCTGTTCGGCGACGCAGAATAGCTTTGGCAAGATTCGGGATCAAGCACAGCAGCTGACCCGGGAATATAATTTGCAGTGCTGCTATCTGTTCTATCCGGTGCTGAAGCAGCATATACAGTACGACTTTGAGGCTTGCGATAATGATCCGGTACGGAAGGTGACCACCGAGCACGACTCGGCTGCCGAGACGCTAACCAAGGAGGCCAAGAATCTGGCGGGTCGTGTGGTCAAGGAGAATGCCTCGATACGCGAGCATGCCAAGAAGTTGGCACTGTGTCAATCGCTGCGGGATGCCGGCCAGCGTACAGATCCCAACGATCCGAATGGACCCGATCTGGATACGAAAATCGACGAGTTCCGCGATCAAATACGTCGCTCTGAAACGGAAAAGGCCAAGGCGGAGGCGTGCCTCCAGTGTCTGCGCGATGGCGGCATCAATGTGGACGAATGGGTGCAGGAGGCGGAAATAATGGGCGTCCAGGAGCTAACACGCTCGGCCAGCTCCATATCCATGCGCACCGATGCCTCCGGCCAGGGTGAAAATCCCAGCTCCGACTCGTTCTACGACAGCGACAAGGAGGAGGCAGCCGGTGCCACGGCCGTTGCCGTGGCCAAGCCCaagccggagcagcagcagcagttctCGCGGGATCGCACCTTCAGCGACAGCGACGAGGAGCCCGAGGAGCAGGAGAAAGCACAGTCAAGCTCGGCGGCACCGGCGCAAATGTTGAACGCCGGCAGTGCAGGCGGCTGGGACGATCCGACCGAGGTCAATTGGGAGGAGGCCGAGGACGACAAGGACGAGCCCATTGTGCCCGAGCCCAAGGAGGCCATCTTCAAGTGCACTGCGCTCTACAGCTACACG GCCCAAAATCCTGACGAGCTGACAATTGTTGAGAATGAGCAGCTGGAGGTGGTGGGCGAGGGGGATGGCGATGGCTGGCTGCGTGCGCGCAATTATCGGGGCGAGGAGGGCTACGTGCCGCACAATTATCTGGACATTGAACAGGACGCGGCCGGCGTCGCCTTCAATGGTAGTTCTGGCAATCAATTGCGCTCACAAATCTCATTCTCATCTGTCGATTATACTGTTGACAACGAAGATCAGACCGTGGACTCAATGCAATCGCCCGACCAGGTATCGGTCATAATGGCGCCACAAAAGCGTCTCAAATCGGACGTCGAATGGTGCATTGCGCTCTACGATTACGATGCCACCGCCGAGGATGAGCTCACCTTCGAGGAGGGCGACAAGATCAAGATTATCACCAAGACCGCGCACGGTGTCGACGACGGCTGGTGGGAGGGCGAACTGGATGGCAAATTTGGTAATTTTCCCTCGCTGGTTGTCGAGGAGTGCGACGAGATGGGTGAACCGCTGAGCGAGGGCGTCGACGATGAGTCACCGCCGCCAACGGCAGCGCCCAGTTTTGCATTGCCGCCGGCGCCCGCTCTGCCGGCAGAGTATGCCCACGAGCTGACGGACATCACGGAGGATATGTTCGGCTCACAGGATACGGCAG ATGAGGATCGGGACAGCGGCTATATACCCAATGGAGCTGCAGTGCCCAGCATGCCTCCGCCAG TGCTTATACAAGAGCCTGGCATGGAG GACGATTTCAGTGACGATGAGAAGCCGCCACCGTCGTTACCGCCACCGCAGTTAACCAAACCGGTTGAGGGCGGAACGGCGACGGCCACCACAGCGAATAGTTTGAATTTAGGTATGGCACAAATAATTGTTACCGCTGCAACCCCAATGGTTGAAGACGGTGCCGATAAATCTTTCCCACCAGTAGGAGAAAGGGACAATTCACAGCAAGCACAGAAGGAACAGAAACCGGTGTTGGATAAAAAGCCCGATATTGTCCCGAAGCCGAAGGCTAAAGTTGCGGCACAGAAGCAGCCATCGCCGCCGGCAGCGTCCGCTGCCAAAGAAGGTAATATTGGTGTTGGCGATGAGCTGGTTGGGGTCGGTGGTGTTCAGTTGGTTTCCAATGTAACCATAACACTGACAGAGTATCCATCCTGTCATGCAGAGGATGAACAGTCTTTCCTGGATGGCAGCGACTCCAACGCGGCCGATGTGCCCGTCCTGCAGCAGCCGGATGATCCGTTTATTGAGAAATCCGCAGCCGGCGTTGTCCAGGCTGTtggagcagctgttgctgttgaggGCGGCAGCACTGGATTTGAGGCCGACTTCGAGGCCAATTTCGATGCTAATTTCGATGATGCATTTGCCGCCAGCGGAGCTGCCGCTGAAGCAGGACCTGCAGCTGGTGGTGGGAGCGGGGGTGGCGGTGGGGGCGGCGGTCAGTCGAGCAGCTTGGACTTGAATTGTGAGGCACCGGCCGAGGATGTTATTGAGACGCCCAAGCAAGTGGTCGGCGGACGGGCCAGCATACCCGAGGAGCTAGACTCAAATCAATTGGCACGCCTGGAGAATCTGAAAGAGTCGAATGCCTAG
- the nwk gene encoding protein nervous wreck isoform X7, which translates to MQPPPRKGNYVKFLKNLHTEQVAKLQLKNQHECDLLDDIRQFTLKRSAIEKSYSEALLKISSQYLNKKIPNIPDIKMDGMEERWNMWSVWRTVLEENEKLARARLAAIEVFQQQIADESKVLRDYKLAIAKRSLAGIVNVQKELHLSVGDVDKTKKSYFDEEHCAHDVRDKAKDIEEKLKKKKGSFFQSITSLQKNSARVTSRKELLEEKSSGARNDYILSLAAANAHQNRYFTVDLQTTMTTMENYVFERVAEYLMLMGRTELLTCSATQNSFGKIRDQAQQLTREYNLQCCYLFYPVLKQHIQYDFEACDNDPVRKVTTEHDSAAETLTKEAKNLAGRVVKENASIREHAKKLALCQSLRDAGQRTDPNDPNGPDLDTKIDEFRDQIRRSETEKAKAEACLQCLRDGGINVDEWVQEAEIMGVQELTRSASSISMRTDASGQGENPSSDSFYDSDKEEAAGATAVAVAKPKPEQQQQFSRDRTFSDSDEEPEEQEKAQSSSAAPAQMLNAGSAGGWDDPTEVNWEEAEDDKDEPIVPEPKEAIFKCTALYSYTAQNPDELTIVENEQLEVVGEGDGDGWLRARNYRGEEGYVPHNYLDIEQDAAGVAFNDQTVDSMQSPDQVSVIMAPQKRLKSDVEWCIALYDYDATAEDELTFEEGDKIKIITKTAHGVDDGWWEGELDGKFGNFPSLVVEECDEMGEPLSEGVDDESPPPTAAPSFALPPAPALPAEYAHELTDITEDMFGSQDTADEDRDSGYIPNGAAVPSMPPPVLIQEPGMEDDFSDDEKPPPSLPPPQLTKPVEGGTATATTANSLNLGMAQIIVTAATPMVEDGADKSFPPVGERDNSQQAQKEQKPVLDKKPDIVPKPKAKVAAQKQPSPPAASAAKEEDEQSFLDGSDSNAADVPVLQQPDDPFIEKSAAGVVQAVGAAVAVEGGSTGFEADFEANFDANFDDAFAASGAAAEAGPAAGGGSGGGGGGGGQSSSLDLNCEAPAEDVIETPKQVVGGRASIPEELDSNQLARLENLKESNA; encoded by the exons atgcagccgccgccgcgcAAG GGTAACTATGTGAAATTCCTAAAGAATTTACACACGGAGCAGGTGGCCAAGTTGCAGCTAAAGAATCAGCATGAATGCGATCTCCTGGACGACATTCGGCAGTTTACGCTCAAGCGATCCGCCATTGAGAAATCGTATAGCGAGGCGCTGCTTAAGATCTCATCGCAGTATCTCAACAAGAAGATACCCAATATACCCGATATTAAAATGGACGGCATGGAGGAGCGCTG GAACATGTGGAGCGTTTGGCGCACCGTTTTGGAGGAGAACGAGAAGCTGGCACGCGCTCGGCTCGCCGCCATCGAGGTGTTCCAGCAACAGATCGCCGACGAGTCCAAGGTGCTGCGAGATTACAAGCTGGCCATTGCCAAGCGTTCGCTGGCGGGCATTGTCAACGTGCAGAAGGAGCTGCACCTGAGCGTTGGCGATGTGGACAAGACCAAGAAGTCGTACTTTGATGAGGAGCACTGCGCCCACGATGTGCGTGACAAGGCCAAGGACATTGAGGAGAAgctcaagaagaagaagggcTCGTTCTTTCAGTCCATAACGTCGCTGCAGAAGAACAGCGCCCGGGTCACATCGCGCAAGGAGCTGCTCGAGGAGAAATCCTCCGGAGCACGCAACGACTACATTCTGAGTCTGGCCGCCGCCAATGCCCATCAGAATCGCTATTTTACCGTCGATCTGCAAACCACAATGACCACCATGGAGAACTATGTCTTCGAGCGGGTCGCCGAGTATCTGATGCTAATGGG CCGCACAGAGCTGCTAACCTGTTCGGCGACGCAGAATAGCTTTGGCAAGATTCGGGATCAAGCACAGCAGCTGACCCGGGAATATAATTTGCAGTGCTGCTATCTGTTCTATCCGGTGCTGAAGCAGCATATACAGTACGACTTTGAGGCTTGCGATAATGATCCGGTACGGAAGGTGACCACCGAGCACGACTCGGCTGCCGAGACGCTAACCAAGGAGGCCAAGAATCTGGCGGGTCGTGTGGTCAAGGAGAATGCCTCGATACGCGAGCATGCCAAGAAGTTGGCACTGTGTCAATCGCTGCGGGATGCCGGCCAGCGTACAGATCCCAACGATCCGAATGGACCCGATCTGGATACGAAAATCGACGAGTTCCGCGATCAAATACGTCGCTCTGAAACGGAAAAGGCCAAGGCGGAGGCGTGCCTCCAGTGTCTGCGCGATGGCGGCATCAATGTGGACGAATGGGTGCAGGAGGCGGAAATAATGGGCGTCCAGGAGCTAACACGCTCGGCCAGCTCCATATCCATGCGCACCGATGCCTCCGGCCAGGGTGAAAATCCCAGCTCCGACTCGTTCTACGACAGCGACAAGGAGGAGGCAGCCGGTGCCACGGCCGTTGCCGTGGCCAAGCCCaagccggagcagcagcagcagttctCGCGGGATCGCACCTTCAGCGACAGCGACGAGGAGCCCGAGGAGCAGGAGAAAGCACAGTCAAGCTCGGCGGCACCGGCGCAAATGTTGAACGCCGGCAGTGCAGGCGGCTGGGACGATCCGACCGAGGTCAATTGGGAGGAGGCCGAGGACGACAAGGACGAGCCCATTGTGCCCGAGCCCAAGGAGGCCATCTTCAAGTGCACTGCGCTCTACAGCTACACG GCCCAAAATCCTGACGAGCTGACAATTGTTGAGAATGAGCAGCTGGAGGTGGTGGGCGAGGGGGATGGCGATGGCTGGCTGCGTGCGCGCAATTATCGGGGCGAGGAGGGCTACGTGCCGCACAATTATCTGGACATTGAACAGGACGCGGCCGGCGTCGCCTTCAATG ATCAGACCGTGGACTCAATGCAATCGCCCGACCAGGTATCGGTCATAATGGCGCCACAAAAGCGTCTCAAATCGGACGTCGAATGGTGCATTGCGCTCTACGATTACGATGCCACCGCCGAGGATGAGCTCACCTTCGAGGAGGGCGACAAGATCAAGATTATCACCAAGACCGCGCACGGTGTCGACGACGGCTGGTGGGAGGGCGAACTGGATGGCAAATTTGGTAATTTTCCCTCGCTGGTTGTCGAGGAGTGCGACGAGATGGGTGAACCGCTGAGCGAGGGCGTCGACGATGAGTCACCGCCGCCAACGGCAGCGCCCAGTTTTGCATTGCCGCCGGCGCCCGCTCTGCCGGCAGAGTATGCCCACGAGCTGACGGACATCACGGAGGATATGTTCGGCTCACAGGATACGGCAG ATGAGGATCGGGACAGCGGCTATATACCCAATGGAGCTGCAGTGCCCAGCATGCCTCCGCCAG TGCTTATACAAGAGCCTGGCATGGAG GACGATTTCAGTGACGATGAGAAGCCGCCACCGTCGTTACCGCCACCGCAGTTAACCAAACCGGTTGAGGGCGGAACGGCGACGGCCACCACAGCGAATAGTTTGAATTTAGGTATGGCACAAATAATTGTTACCGCTGCAACCCCAATGGTTGAAGACGGTGCCGATAAATCTTTCCCACCAGTAGGAGAAAGGGACAATTCACAGCAAGCACAGAAGGAACAGAAACCGGTGTTGGATAAAAAGCCCGATATTGTCCCGAAGCCGAAGGCTAAAGTTGCGGCACAGAAGCAGCCATCGCCGCCGGCAGCGTCCGCTGCCAAAGAAG AGGATGAACAGTCTTTCCTGGATGGCAGCGACTCCAACGCGGCCGATGTGCCCGTCCTGCAGCAGCCGGATGATCCGTTTATTGAGAAATCCGCAGCCGGCGTTGTCCAGGCTGTtggagcagctgttgctgttgaggGCGGCAGCACTGGATTTGAGGCCGACTTCGAGGCCAATTTCGATGCTAATTTCGATGATGCATTTGCCGCCAGCGGAGCTGCCGCTGAAGCAGGACCTGCAGCTGGTGGTGGGAGCGGGGGTGGCGGTGGGGGCGGCGGTCAGTCGAGCAGCTTGGACTTGAATTGTGAGGCACCGGCCGAGGATGTTATTGAGACGCCCAAGCAAGTGGTCGGCGGACGGGCCAGCATACCCGAGGAGCTAGACTCAAATCAATTGGCACGCCTGGAGAATCTGAAAGAGTCGAATGCCTAG